TATTTTGGACATCCTCCAATCAACATTATTCCATTAATTGTTAGTAGTTCAAGGCGTTTGGACTAATTAGACGTGCAAATTTACTTGTCTTCTACCAAATACGGCAAATGTCATTCTGGGCAACATTAGCTAATTAAACCGTTGAAACAATAAGTCAAGTAGCATTACGTTCTGGATTTTGTGAATAAAACTCTCCGCAGAGGCAAACAGCGATTGATATGGTTGCAGAGACTCTTGTATAAGACCAGTACCTTGTCACAAGGACATATAGCAACAAACCGTTGCAAGTGTGACAATGTACAAATTTGCACAAAGATTGACAGACCATCACttctttaaaaataaagagcTGCGTCTACTCTTATTCAATATATTCTGATAATGAATTCGCAAGTGATTAAATACATTGTGTAAAACAATATGTCTAGAGAATAAAATGTACACCTTAGCGCCATACGCCACCAAACTTAACAACTGACACCTTCACGTCCTCACCACATCTCGATAACAATATCAGCGAAAGTCCTAAAAAACATTTTTCAAAGGATGCACCCAAGAAACGCGCCCAGAAAATGGCTCTTCTGCATCCAAAAAATTGAATGCCCTAGCTTCACGGGTAGTCGGTGCAATCATCCAATTGTCTCTGAAGTCGTCCATGAATTTTGGCACCAGGAGGAAGCGGGCTACCAAGTAGTACCAGATATTCGCCCAAGCGTGGATTCGCGTGACTCTCGCAGATAGAACCGCATCATTGCCAAGAGGTTCCCATCGCTCAGTTTTGTAGTCTTCGTACATGGCCTCTAGAGAAGAGACGCCGGGACGTTTCGAGGGCCCTGAAGAAGCCACCAGCTCTCGCAAGTGGTTGACCAGCGACACCACGTCTTGGATGCCGTTTTGGTAACCCAAGCCAGCGTTGGGGCATGCTTTATGGATAGAATCTCCTGCGAGTACGATGCGGCCCCAGCCCCAGTTGTTGCAGATGCCCTCTTGCAGATCTGACATGCCGCTCGTCAGCCTTTCAGCAAACACGTCTTTTACTGTCAAGGTTTCATCGATGTGAAAGTCGGCAAATCTTCCGGCCATTGCTTGGACATCCTCATCGGTGTAGAATGATCGTTCCTTGGTCGGCTCAGGTAGTTTCTCGTAAAGGAATATCCAGCTGCGGTCCTTGCCGCTAAGGTACATGATGGACATGTCCTTGGTCTGCGTTTCGAAGCCCTGCCCAGGAGCTGTAGGTCTAGGAAAGCTAGCCCACATGCACCGATAGGTGGATGTATATGGAAGCTCAGGGTCCCATTCGGCGTTTGGATTTGCCTGCAATGCGAGTTTTCTCATCACTTGTCGAGTATTGCTGTTCACGCCGTCTGCGCCAAGCACCAAATCGCCTTCATACACGCTGCCATCCTCACAGAAGACCTTGACCCCATTTTCGTCAGACTGAACGTCCTTGACTTTCTTGTTGGTGAAAACATTGGGCTTGAGCTCTTCAGGCAGCTGATCGTAGAGGGATTGGACAAGCTCTGCACGGTGAAAGGAAGAAGGTACACCTCCGTGGCTAAAAGCT
This portion of the Trichoderma atroviride chromosome 6, complete sequence genome encodes:
- a CDS encoding uncharacterized protein (EggNog:ENOG41), whose product is MATKPFKVVIVGGGLIAAHALYKAGMEFTILERSRQIALDVGASLVLAPASLRVLHQLGLLDQLRDTYSEINHKKCFAPDGHLWKDNPDFFVEAKKNHGGVPSSFHRAELVQSLYDQLPEELKPNVFTNKKVKDVQSDENGVKVFCEDGSVYEGDLVLGADGVNSNTRQVMRKLALQANPNAEWDPELPYTSTYRCMWASFPRPTAPGQGFETQTKDMSIMYLSGKDRSWIFLYEKLPEPTKERSFYTDEDVQAMAGRFADFHIDETLTVKDVFAERLTSGMSDLQEGICNNWGWGRIVLAGDSIHKACPNAGLGYQNGIQDVVSLVNHLRELVASSGPSKRPGVSSLEAMYEDYKTERWEPLGNDAVLSARVTRIHAWANIWYYLVARFLLVPKFMDDFRDNWMIAPTTREARAFNFLDAEEPFSGRVSWVHPLKNVF